A window of Zingiber officinale cultivar Zhangliang chromosome 5A, Zo_v1.1, whole genome shotgun sequence contains these coding sequences:
- the LOC121982902 gene encoding protein SOB FIVE-LIKE 2-like, whose product MDHNDVVGDHAEGLSSSESGWTEYISSPIQDNYGEADGYSEVGDDEEDDDEDDSGDQEDGDSVASDASTGQLLHQSQYSSLGLSTVDEDTRDGQTVKEQQRDFKALKGRGDEGKAPAGATVSASTEGAAAHSEVNMQARCVFD is encoded by the coding sequence ATGGATCATAACGATGTGGTTGGAGATCATGCAGAAGGACTCAGCAGCTCTGAATCCGGATGGACCGAGTATATCTCTTCTCCGATACAAGACAATTACGGTGAAGCCGATGGTTACAGCGAGGTGGGTGATGATGAGGAGGACGACGACGAGGATGACAGCGGTGATCAGGAAGATGGAGACTCTGTGGCTTCCGACGCTTCCACCGGACAGTTACTGCACCAGAGTCAGTATTCCTCTCTCGGGCTCAGCACAGTCGACGAGGATACTCGCGATGGCCAAACGGTGAAAGAGCAGCAGCGCGATTTCAAGGCTCTGAAGGGAAGAGGAGACGAGGGTAAGGCTCCAGCTGGTGCTACTGTTTCTGCAAGCACGGAAGGTGCTGCTGCTCATTCAGAGGTGAACATGCAAGCACGCTGTGTGTTTGATTGA